The Streptomyces sp. NBC_00286 nucleotide sequence AGCATGCGGTGTCGTCCGGTACGCACTCGGCGTTCTTGTTGGGCGCGGTTGTGGCTGTTGTCGCTCTGGTGGCGGCGGTGTTTGTGAAGGAGGTGCCGCTGAAGGGGGCGGCGGCGCCGGAGGCGGGGGAGGGCGCGGGGGATGACGGGGTGGGGGCGAAGGGGGCGTCGGTGGCGGGGGCCGTGTGAGTTCGCCCCCGCCGCCCTTACCCGTCCCATACCAAGGGGCTCCGCCCCTGGACCCCGCTCGGGGCTTCGCCCCGGACCCCATCGGCCTGAACGGCCTCGTCCTCAAACTCCCCCAGCTACCTCCCCCAGCTACCGCTGGGGGTGCCCCCAGAGGTGCCCCCAGCGGTGCCCCCAGACGGGCTGATTGATGCGGGCCTGCGCTGACAAGGTTCGGCCGCGCCAGATCAGCCGTCGGCGATGGCCGCGCAGGTTCAGCCCTTCGGCGAACGCCGCGCAAAATCAGCCCCTTGGGGGTCCCCCCCAGCGGTAGCTGGGGGAGTTTGAGGAGCGGGGGTCCGGGGGCTGGCCCCCGAAACGGGGTCCGGGGCGAAGCCCCGAAAGGGGGCCTGGGGGCGCAGCCCCCAGCGGGGTCCCAAGGGCGGAGCCCCTGGGTATGGGACGGGTAAGGGTGGCGGGGGCGGAACACGCGCGGCGGAGCGTTGTCAGTGGCGCGTGCCACCATCGACGGCATGGACAAGATGCGGCAGCTGCGGCTGGCCAAGGATGCGATGGATCGGGACTGGGCGGAGCCCGGGCTCGACCTCGATGCCGTGGCCGCGCACGCCGGGTACTCGCGGTATCACTTCATACGCGCCTTCAAGGAGGCGTATGGGGAGACGCCCGGGCAGTACCTGACGCACCGCCGCATCGAACGGGCCGAGGACCTGCTGCGCACCGCGGACCTGTCGGTGACGGAGATCTGCCACCTCGTCGGCTTCAGCAGCCTCGGTACGTTCTCGGCCCGTTTCAAGGCGCTGACCGGACTGACGCCCAGCGAATACCGGGTCAAGCACGGGGGACGCGGAACCGCCCTCATACCGGGGTGCTACGTCATGCACTGGGCCGGCGGCTTCAGATCGGCTCCTGCCGGCGCAGAGCCCAGTGCCCAGCCCCATGCACAGCGCAATTCTGGAGAAGCGGGCTGACTGCGCCACTGCCTACCGTGACATGACAAGCACGAACCGCAGCCTTCGCGGCCCGGCAGTCCGCATCTCACCAGTCCCAGGAGCACGTCATGATCAAAGGTCTCGCCATCTCGACCGTCTGGGTCCTTGACCAGGACCGGGCGAAGAAGTTCTACACGGAGAAGCTCGGCCTCGAGGTCCGTACGGACATGACGATGGGTGAGGGCGGCATGCGCTGGCTCACCGTCGGTTTCCCGGATCAGCCCGGCGTCGAGCTCACGCTGATGGTGCCGAACGGGCCAGGGATGGACCCCGAGTCCGCCGAGATGATCAAGAAGCTTGTCGCCAAGGGCGCCCTCGGCGCGGGCGTGCTGACCACCGACGACATCCACGGCGACTACAAGAGGCTCAAGGACCGCGGCGTGGAGTTTCTCCAGGAACCCCAGGAGCGGCCGTACGGCACAGAGGCGCTGTTCCGCGACGACTCCGGGAACTGGTTCTCGTTCACCCAGCCCCGCGAGGGAGGTCTCGACCTGGACAAGGACTGGTCCTGCTGAAGCCCCGGGGGCGCCGCACCGGCGCCCTACTCCGGCAGCATCGGATAGCTCCCCGTATTCGTCGGTGCGTGCTCCGGCAGCCACAGCACCGCCACCGCGCCCTCCGCGGGCATGTCCTCCGGCATACCCACGGGACGTACGTTGCGGAAGGTGAGCCGCGCGCCGAGTACGCGGGCCTGGCCTGCCGCGATGGTCAGGCCGAGGCCGTGGCCGTGGCCCGCCCGGTCCTTGCTCCCGGTGCGGAAGCGGCTCGGCCCGTCGGCGAGCAATTCCTCGGGGAAGCCCGGCCCATGGTCGCGTACGCGGATGACCCGGCCCTCCACCGTGACCTCGATGGGCGGTCGGCCGTGCTTGGCCGCGTTGACCAGCAGGTTGATGAGGACGCGCTCCAGACGGCGCGGGTCGGTGATGACCTGCGACTCGTGTACGACCCGTACCTTGATGTCCGCGTCCCGCGCCGCCACCCGCCGGGCCACGAACTCGCCGAGCGCGATCTCCTGCAACTCGGCCCGCTCGGAGGCGCTGTCCAGCCGCGCCACCTCCAGGACGTCCTCGACGAGCGTACGCATCGCCTGCGCCCGGTCCCGTACGAGCTCCGTCGGCCGGCCCGGCGGCAGCAGCTCGGCCGCCGTGAGCAGCCCGGTCACCGGCGTACGCAGCTCGTGCGCGATATCGGCGGTCACCCGGCGCTCGGCCTCGATGCGCTGGCTGAGCGCGTCCGCCATCGCGTCCACCGCCCGCGCGAGGTCATCGGTCTCGTCGCGTACGACGCCGCCGATGGCGTCCCGCACTCGTACATCCGTCTCGCCCCGCGCGACCTGCCG carries:
- a CDS encoding helix-turn-helix transcriptional regulator is translated as MRQLRLAKDAMDRDWAEPGLDLDAVAAHAGYSRYHFIRAFKEAYGETPGQYLTHRRIERAEDLLRTADLSVTEICHLVGFSSLGTFSARFKALTGLTPSEYRVKHGGRGTALIPGCYVMHWAGGFRSAPAGAEPSAQPHAQRNSGEAG
- a CDS encoding VOC family protein codes for the protein MIKGLAISTVWVLDQDRAKKFYTEKLGLEVRTDMTMGEGGMRWLTVGFPDQPGVELTLMVPNGPGMDPESAEMIKKLVAKGALGAGVLTTDDIHGDYKRLKDRGVEFLQEPQERPYGTEALFRDDSGNWFSFTQPREGGLDLDKDWSC
- the cseC gene encoding two-component system sensor histidine kinase CseC, yielding MLRTGLRWKFSAAIALVGALMAVTLSVVVHNAARYSVLSNARDLADTRVQIAQRNYETSGRANFPGIKIDDPDLPKDLLAKAAAGRRATYVAESPGGAPDIWAAVPLKDGRIMSTHMADRSATVLDDLDKALLIGSIAVVFGGCALGVLIGGQLSRRLRKAATAARQVARGETDVRVRDAIGGVVRDETDDLARAVDAMADALSQRIEAERRVTADIAHELRTPVTGLLTAAELLPPGRPTELVRDRAQAMRTLVEDVLEVARLDSASERAELQEIALGEFVARRVAARDADIKVRVVHESQVITDPRRLERVLINLLVNAAKHGRPPIEVTVEGRVIRVRDHGPGFPEELLADGPSRFRTGSKDRAGHGHGLGLTIAAGQARVLGARLTFRNVRPVGMPEDMPAEGAVAVLWLPEHAPTNTGSYPMLPE